A genomic stretch from Bradyrhizobium quebecense includes:
- the phnY gene encoding phosphonoacetaldehyde dehydrogenase, producing the protein MNIQSPAVRHEQMRIAGSLVDTDEHVEVFNPYTNKVVGTVPAARPEHVRNAFARAAAFKPKLSRYERQRILLRTAEILAGRKEEFARLITAESGLCWKDSLYEAGRAYDVYSFAGQLAIKDDGETFSCDISPQGKARKIFTTRTPLLGAISAITPFNHPLNMVSHKIAPAIATNNRVVLKPTELTPLTALALADVLYEAGLPPEMLSVVTGNPHSMGDAMITDPDADLVTFTGSVRVGKHIADRAGYKRLVLELGGNDPLIVMEDADLEKAAELAVTGATKNSGQRCTAVKRILCVEAVADDFADLVLKKARTLKCGDPMDPTVDVGTVIHEGAAKEFERRVHAAVTDGAELLHGNDRKGALYPPTVVDRIPYTSELVMQETFGPVIPIIRVPNDIESVIRISNATAFGLSSGVCTNRLDYITRFVNELDVGTVNVWEVPGYRIEMSPFGGIKDSGLGYKEGVQEAIKSFTNVKTYSLPWPV; encoded by the coding sequence ATGAACATCCAGAGCCCGGCAGTTCGCCACGAGCAGATGCGCATCGCAGGCAGCCTCGTCGACACCGACGAGCATGTCGAGGTTTTCAATCCCTACACCAACAAGGTGGTGGGCACGGTGCCGGCGGCGCGCCCCGAGCATGTGCGCAACGCCTTTGCCAGGGCGGCGGCGTTCAAGCCGAAGCTGTCCCGCTACGAGCGCCAGCGCATCCTGCTGCGCACCGCCGAGATCCTGGCGGGCCGCAAGGAGGAATTCGCGCGGCTGATCACCGCGGAGTCCGGGCTGTGCTGGAAGGACTCGCTCTACGAGGCCGGCCGCGCCTACGACGTCTATTCCTTTGCTGGGCAGCTTGCGATCAAGGACGACGGCGAGACCTTCTCCTGCGACATCAGCCCGCAAGGCAAGGCGCGCAAGATCTTCACGACGCGCACGCCGCTGCTCGGCGCGATCTCGGCGATTACGCCGTTCAACCATCCGCTCAACATGGTGAGCCACAAGATCGCGCCGGCCATCGCCACCAACAACCGCGTGGTGCTGAAGCCGACTGAGCTGACACCGCTGACCGCGCTCGCGCTCGCCGACGTACTGTACGAAGCCGGGTTGCCGCCCGAGATGCTGTCGGTGGTGACGGGCAATCCGCATTCGATGGGCGATGCGATGATCACCGATCCGGACGCCGATCTCGTGACCTTCACCGGCTCGGTCAGGGTGGGCAAGCACATCGCCGACAGAGCCGGCTACAAGCGCCTGGTGCTCGAGCTCGGCGGCAACGATCCCCTGATCGTGATGGAGGACGCCGATCTCGAGAAGGCGGCCGAGCTTGCGGTCACCGGCGCGACCAAGAATTCCGGCCAGCGCTGTACGGCCGTGAAGCGCATCCTCTGCGTCGAGGCCGTCGCCGACGATTTCGCTGATCTCGTGCTGAAGAAGGCGCGCACCCTGAAGTGCGGCGATCCGATGGATCCGACGGTCGATGTCGGCACCGTGATCCATGAGGGCGCGGCGAAGGAATTCGAGCGAAGGGTCCACGCTGCGGTCACCGACGGCGCCGAGCTCCTGCACGGCAACGACCGCAAAGGCGCGCTGTATCCGCCGACCGTGGTCGACCGGATTCCCTACACCAGCGAGCTGGTGATGCAGGAGACCTTCGGTCCTGTGATCCCGATCATCCGCGTGCCCAACGATATCGAGAGCGTGATCCGGATCTCGAACGCGACGGCATTCGGCCTGTCGTCGGGCGTCTGCACCAACCGGCTCGACTACATCACGCGGTTCGTCAATGAGCTCGATGTCGGCACCGTCAACGTTTGGGAAGTGCCGGGCTACCGGATCGAGATGTCGCCATTCGGCGGGATCAAGGACTCCGGCCTTGGCTACAAGGAAGGCGTGCAGGAGGCGATCAAGAGCTTCACCAACGTCAAGACCTATTCGCTGCCCTGGCCGGTGTAG
- a CDS encoding MFS transporter has protein sequence MSRRADNLLIVALGTTQTLAWASSYYLPAILADPIARDLGISTNWLFAAFSMALVISGLLGPRVGRQIDRMGGREVLCASNLILASGLILLGLSQGTVLMAASWLLLGVGMGLGLYDAAFAALGRIYGNSARRSITGITLIAGFASTIGWPLTAWGLATIGWRWTCFGWAAAHILICLPLNAFVMPRLKSEHRIAADTPKPHIPIDRAMVLLAFAFAAAWSVTSAMAVHLPRILEALGATQTQAIAAGALIGPAQVAARIVEASLLKHFHPLWSARLACITHPLGACVIGLFGGGFAGIFALLHGAGNGILTIARGTLPLAIFGPKDYGYRLGLLGAPSRLSQAIAPLVFGFLISPLGGYTFAVTSALSLAALLALFALKAEPKSPSQ, from the coding sequence ATGAGCCGCCGTGCAGATAACCTCCTGATCGTCGCGCTCGGCACCACGCAAACCCTGGCCTGGGCGTCGAGCTATTATCTGCCGGCCATTCTCGCGGACCCGATTGCGCGGGACCTCGGCATATCCACGAACTGGCTGTTCGCCGCGTTCTCGATGGCGCTCGTGATATCAGGACTGCTCGGTCCGCGCGTCGGCCGCCAGATCGACCGCATGGGCGGGCGCGAAGTGCTTTGCGCGTCCAACCTGATTCTGGCGTCCGGCCTGATCCTGCTCGGGCTTTCGCAGGGCACCGTTCTGATGGCCGCAAGCTGGCTGTTGCTCGGTGTCGGCATGGGCCTTGGCCTGTATGATGCGGCCTTTGCGGCGCTCGGGCGCATCTATGGCAACTCCGCGCGCCGCTCCATCACCGGCATCACCTTGATCGCGGGGTTTGCCAGCACGATCGGCTGGCCGCTCACCGCGTGGGGCCTCGCAACCATCGGCTGGCGCTGGACCTGCTTCGGCTGGGCGGCGGCGCACATTCTGATCTGCCTGCCGCTCAACGCGTTCGTGATGCCCAGACTGAAGAGCGAGCATCGGATCGCAGCCGACACGCCAAAGCCGCATATTCCGATCGACCGCGCGATGGTGCTGCTCGCCTTTGCCTTCGCGGCCGCCTGGAGCGTCACGTCCGCGATGGCGGTGCATTTGCCGCGAATTCTGGAGGCGTTGGGCGCGACGCAGACACAGGCGATCGCGGCGGGCGCGCTGATCGGCCCGGCGCAGGTGGCGGCGCGGATTGTCGAAGCGAGCCTGCTGAAGCACTTCCATCCACTCTGGTCGGCGCGATTGGCCTGCATCACGCACCCCTTGGGCGCCTGCGTCATCGGCCTGTTTGGCGGTGGCTTTGCCGGGATCTTCGCGCTGCTGCACGGCGCCGGAAACGGCATCCTGACGATCGCGCGTGGCACGCTGCCGCTGGCGATATTCGGTCCAAAGGATTACGGCTACCGCTTGGGGCTGCTCGGCGCGCCGTCGCGACTGTCGCAAGCGATCGCGCCGCTGGTATTCGGATTTCTGATCTCACCGCTCGGCGGCTATACGTTCGCGGTCACGTCGGCTCTCAGTCTCGCTGCGCTCCTTGCGCTGTTCGCACTCAAGGCCGAACCGAAGAGCCCTTCGCAGTAG
- the arsC gene encoding arsenate reductase (glutaredoxin) (This arsenate reductase requires both glutathione and glutaredoxin to convert arsenate to arsenite, after which the efflux transporter formed by ArsA and ArsB can extrude the arsenite from the cell, providing resistance.), with amino-acid sequence MTITIYHNPDCGTSRNTLAMIRQSGEEPEIVEYLKTPPSRDKLIALIAAMGMTPRALLREKGTPYAALDLANPKWSDDELIDFMMAHPILINRPIVVSPKGVKLCRPSEAVLDLLAVADIGRFVKEDGEVISPRTPGARAE; translated from the coding sequence ATGACAATCACGATCTACCACAATCCCGATTGCGGAACGTCGCGCAACACCCTGGCCATGATCCGCCAAAGCGGGGAGGAGCCGGAGATCGTCGAATATCTCAAGACGCCTCCCTCGCGCGACAAGCTGATCGCGCTGATCGCTGCCATGGGCATGACACCGCGCGCGCTGCTCCGCGAGAAGGGCACGCCCTATGCCGCGCTCGATCTCGCCAATCCAAAATGGAGCGACGACGAATTGATCGATTTCATGATGGCGCATCCGATCCTGATCAATCGGCCCATCGTCGTCTCGCCGAAAGGCGTGAAGCTGTGCCGGCCGTCCGAGGCCGTCCTTGATCTCCTCGCCGTTGCCGACATCGGCCGGTTCGTCAAGGAAGACGGCGAAGTGATTTCGCCGAGGACGCCGGGTGCGCGCGCTGAATGA
- a CDS encoding aspartate/glutamate racemase family protein: MTPPVRLGMLTPSSNTALEPITCAMLAGVDDVSAHFSRFKVTEIALSEQALRQFDASEILRAAELLAHAKVDVIAWNGTSASWLGFDRDESLCEQITAATGIKACTTVLAYRDLLRRIGAQRIGLVTPYRRDVQDKIIANWNSAGLHCFAERHLSLQDNFSFAEVSEVEVAGLIEEVVREGCDVAVVLCTNMRGAGAAERLERGFGVPVLDSIAVTLWACLTAVGCNPSRVHGWGSLFTNPDLRAATAIPDHDDKGVR; encoded by the coding sequence ATGACACCTCCCGTCCGGCTCGGCATGCTGACGCCGTCGTCGAATACAGCCCTCGAGCCGATCACCTGCGCGATGCTGGCGGGCGTCGACGACGTCTCAGCGCATTTCTCGCGCTTCAAGGTGACGGAGATCGCGCTGTCGGAGCAGGCGCTGCGCCAGTTCGACGCCAGCGAGATTCTGCGCGCGGCAGAATTGCTCGCCCATGCCAAGGTCGACGTCATCGCCTGGAACGGCACCTCGGCAAGCTGGCTCGGCTTCGATCGCGACGAGAGCCTGTGCGAGCAGATCACGGCGGCGACCGGGATTAAGGCCTGCACCACGGTGCTGGCCTATCGCGACCTGCTGCGGCGGATCGGCGCCCAACGCATCGGGTTGGTGACGCCGTATCGCAGGGATGTGCAGGACAAGATCATCGCCAACTGGAATTCGGCCGGGCTGCATTGTTTTGCCGAGCGGCATCTGTCGCTGCAGGACAATTTCTCCTTTGCCGAGGTCAGCGAGGTCGAGGTCGCAGGCCTGATCGAGGAAGTGGTGCGCGAGGGCTGCGATGTCGCCGTCGTGCTCTGCACCAACATGCGCGGCGCCGGCGCCGCCGAGCGGCTGGAGCGCGGTTTTGGCGTGCCGGTGCTGGATTCGATCGCGGTGACGCTGTGGGCGTGTCTCACAGCTGTGGGCTGCAATCCGTCGCGCGTGCACGGCTGGGGCAGCCTGTTTACGAACCCCGATCTGCGCGCAGCGACCGCGATCCCCGATCATGACGATAAAGGCGTGCGGTGA
- a CDS encoding MFS transporter, whose translation MRDQVSTIAMADTAKPSGVRWKIFLLMLFLISINYIDRASLSVAMPVIAKEFDIDPAMQGLILSSFFWTYALMQVPGGMLADRFKPRIVIALATLFWGFFQALAALSTSWMLLLLTRLGLGASEAPIYPAGGKLNAIWMTQTERGRGATLLDGGAPLGAALGSIVIAWLMAAFSSWRVAFVVAGVGTMLCGLWAWYYIRNAPREHPSVNEAEARYLEEAHAIEDAATPPSSGASGMAYFRFRSVWCMCLGWMFFNTTFYGLLTWMPTYLFKVHGFDIKALGGASFIIFFAGFVGELVGGWIGDGWRARGGAPNTVFRTLFGIAAIMATVSIFLVAYVTNAVVVVVLLSTTLFFLRWCGMYWAIPSALAGRGKSGFLGGCMNLGGNIAGITTPLIVGFIVQATGSYFLALMYFAAAGIALLICSTLIDYSRKLPV comes from the coding sequence ATGCGCGATCAGGTGTCCACCATCGCAATGGCAGATACGGCGAAGCCTTCCGGCGTGCGCTGGAAGATCTTCCTGCTGATGCTGTTCCTGATCTCGATCAACTATATCGATCGCGCCTCGCTCTCGGTCGCGATGCCTGTGATCGCCAAGGAGTTCGACATCGATCCGGCGATGCAGGGCCTGATCCTGAGTTCGTTCTTCTGGACCTACGCGCTGATGCAGGTGCCGGGCGGCATGCTCGCCGATCGCTTCAAGCCGAGGATCGTGATCGCCCTTGCAACGCTGTTCTGGGGCTTCTTCCAGGCGCTGGCGGCGCTGTCCACCAGCTGGATGCTGCTGCTGCTGACCCGGCTCGGGCTCGGCGCATCGGAAGCGCCGATCTATCCGGCCGGCGGCAAGCTCAACGCGATCTGGATGACGCAGACCGAGCGCGGCCGCGGCGCCACCTTGCTGGATGGCGGCGCGCCGCTCGGCGCTGCGCTGGGATCTATCGTGATCGCCTGGCTGATGGCGGCCTTCAGCTCCTGGCGCGTCGCCTTCGTCGTCGCGGGCGTCGGCACCATGCTGTGCGGCCTGTGGGCCTGGTACTACATCCGCAACGCGCCACGCGAGCATCCGTCGGTCAATGAAGCCGAGGCGCGCTATCTCGAGGAGGCGCATGCGATCGAGGACGCGGCGACGCCGCCGTCGTCGGGCGCAAGCGGGATGGCCTATTTCCGCTTCCGCTCGGTCTGGTGCATGTGCCTCGGCTGGATGTTCTTCAACACCACGTTCTACGGGCTGTTGACCTGGATGCCGACCTATCTGTTCAAGGTGCACGGCTTCGATATCAAGGCGCTCGGCGGCGCATCCTTCATCATCTTCTTCGCGGGCTTCGTCGGCGAACTGGTCGGCGGCTGGATCGGCGACGGCTGGCGGGCGCGGGGCGGGGCGCCTAACACCGTGTTCCGCACACTGTTCGGTATCGCCGCGATCATGGCGACCGTGTCGATCTTCCTCGTCGCCTACGTCACCAACGCGGTCGTGGTCGTGGTGCTGCTGTCGACGACGCTGTTCTTCCTGCGATGGTGCGGCATGTACTGGGCGATCCCGTCGGCGCTGGCGGGCCGCGGCAAGTCCGGCTTCCTCGGCGGCTGCATGAATCTCGGCGGCAACATCGCCGGCATCACGACGCCCCTGATCGTCGGCTTCATCGTGCAGGCCACCGGCTCCTACTTCCTCGCGCTGATGTATTTTGCCGCCGCGGGCATTGCGCTGTTGATCTGCTCGACCCTGATCGATTACAGCCGCAAGCTCCCGGTCTGA
- a CDS encoding GntR family transcriptional regulator, translated as MTEAKTEAKTSRRSKESKRAMTALQRRRLRVPRVGLHEQAAARLRTMIVRGELAPGQSLGEADLSDALGISRTPLREALKQLANEGLVELRLNHSAVVAPFRRAELTELFEAVSGIERCAAELAALRMEDADFERLDALQDKIEWHHGRGELRDYFQVNQQIHSAIVGFARNAVLKATHEALLARAERARFFALSVLGRWDESVREHQDILAALRRRDAARAGQMLAHHVRRTGEIVAETLDGKALNDEADDDAVPDTPAKPRGRKTRNVAP; from the coding sequence GTGACCGAAGCCAAGACTGAAGCCAAGACGAGCAGACGGAGCAAGGAATCCAAGCGTGCGATGACGGCGCTGCAGCGGCGCCGGCTGCGCGTGCCGCGGGTCGGACTGCACGAGCAGGCGGCGGCGCGGCTGCGCACCATGATCGTGCGCGGCGAGTTGGCGCCGGGACAGTCGCTGGGGGAGGCGGACCTGTCCGACGCGCTCGGCATTTCGCGGACTCCGCTGCGCGAGGCGCTGAAGCAATTGGCGAACGAAGGCCTGGTTGAACTCAGGCTCAACCACAGTGCCGTGGTCGCGCCGTTCCGCCGTGCCGAACTGACCGAATTGTTCGAGGCCGTCAGCGGCATCGAGCGCTGCGCCGCCGAGCTCGCCGCGCTGCGGATGGAGGACGCCGATTTCGAACGGCTCGATGCGCTGCAGGACAAGATCGAATGGCATCACGGCCGGGGCGAGCTGCGCGACTATTTTCAAGTCAACCAGCAGATCCATTCGGCGATCGTCGGCTTCGCCCGCAACGCGGTGCTGAAGGCGACGCATGAGGCGCTGCTGGCGCGGGCCGAGCGCGCGCGCTTCTTCGCGCTCTCGGTGCTCGGGCGCTGGGATGAATCGGTGCGCGAGCACCAGGATATCCTGGCCGCGCTCAGGCGCCGCGATGCGGCGCGGGCCGGGCAGATGCTGGCCCACCATGTGCGCCGCACCGGCGAGATCGTCGCCGAGACGCTGGATGGCAAGGCACTGAATGACGAGGCGGATGACGACGCGGTACCGGACACTCCCGCAAAGCCGCGCGGCCGCAAGACGAGGAACGTTGCGCCATGA
- the psrA gene encoding iron-containing alcohol dehydrogenase PsrA yields the protein MDWSYSNPVRVEFGADSFDKLPALIGKRAYALVTYGEPIFAELERRLRAAAGASVLTIRDVAPNPDYRLLTEQTARFAGLARQPEVIVALGGGSVIDSAKVFAAAGGDFAIVKTYLETQQGADRLSAIPIIAVPTTAGTGSEVTCWGTVWDEANGKKYSLARPSLYPTHAVIDPRLMLGKPQLLTISTGLDALSHALESIWNVNNNPVSANHAVAAARGVLDVLPKLANDLGNLELRSRMAQAALFAGLAFSNTKTAIAHSLSYPITLRHGVQHGIACSFSLPMVLRSVKGAGGLCEDSLKQIFGADLARAADDLEDFMARLGISCNPAAYRIERAEWHALIADSLQGERGRNFLGSKERLIEASQTLRMPSAASA from the coding sequence ATGGACTGGAGTTACTCCAACCCGGTAAGAGTCGAATTCGGAGCCGACAGCTTCGACAAGCTGCCGGCGTTGATCGGCAAGCGCGCCTATGCGCTGGTGACCTATGGCGAGCCGATCTTCGCCGAGCTCGAGCGGCGGCTGCGCGCTGCGGCGGGGGCTTCGGTTCTAACCATCCGCGATGTCGCGCCCAATCCGGACTACCGCTTGCTCACCGAGCAGACCGCGCGCTTTGCCGGGCTCGCCAGGCAGCCCGAGGTGATCGTCGCGCTTGGGGGCGGCTCCGTGATCGATTCCGCAAAGGTGTTCGCGGCAGCCGGCGGTGACTTCGCGATCGTCAAAACCTATCTGGAGACGCAGCAGGGCGCAGATCGCCTTTCAGCCATCCCGATCATCGCGGTGCCGACCACCGCGGGCACCGGCAGCGAGGTGACGTGCTGGGGCACGGTGTGGGACGAGGCCAACGGCAAGAAATATTCGCTGGCGCGGCCGTCGCTCTATCCGACCCATGCGGTGATCGATCCGCGCCTGATGCTCGGCAAGCCGCAGCTTCTGACCATCAGCACCGGCCTCGACGCGCTGTCGCATGCTCTCGAGAGCATCTGGAACGTCAATAACAACCCGGTGTCGGCCAACCATGCGGTGGCGGCGGCGCGCGGCGTTCTCGACGTGCTGCCGAAGCTCGCCAATGACCTGGGCAATCTCGAGCTGCGCAGCCGGATGGCGCAGGCGGCGCTGTTCGCAGGGCTGGCGTTCTCCAACACCAAGACCGCGATCGCGCATTCGCTGTCCTATCCGATCACGCTGCGGCACGGCGTGCAGCACGGCATTGCCTGCTCGTTCTCGCTGCCGATGGTGCTGCGCAGCGTCAAGGGGGCGGGCGGGCTCTGCGAGGACAGCCTCAAGCAGATCTTCGGCGCCGACCTGGCGCGCGCCGCCGACGATCTCGAGGACTTCATGGCGCGGCTCGGCATCTCCTGCAACCCGGCGGCCTACAGGATCGAGCGCGCCGAATGGCACGCGCTGATCGCAGACTCGCTGCAGGGCGAGCGCGGCCGCAACTTCCTGGGATCCAAGGAACGGCTGATCGAGGCATCGCAAACGCTGCGGATGCCGAGCGCGGCGAGCGCGTGA
- the phnA gene encoding phosphonoacetate hydrolase gives MQDNRKTITVNGRRYDAPTRPTVVICLDGSEPGYIEQAIEAGVAPTFARFMKEGAHVHAASVIPSFTNPNNLSIITGRPPAVHGIAGNYFYDTANDAEVMMNDPKFLRAPTILAGVHDAGYKVAAVTAKDKLRTLLAYGLDYASGRAIAFSSEKADQATRAANGIDNVLDFVGLPLPEVYSADLSRFVFAAGVKLVERHRPDLMYLSTTDYIQHKVGLGTRIANDFYAMIDGYLARLDALGCNVVATADHGMNDKFLPDGRPDVIYLQDVMDDWTGTGTARVILPITDPYVAHHGSLGSFATIYTPEGADVDTLLMRLRDIKGIEVALPRNDACARFELPPDRIGDIVVISTRHKVLGTSESRHDLSGLTEPLRSHGGLTEQRVPLIANRKIALPAGHALRNFDVFDVALNRIQ, from the coding sequence GTGCAAGACAATCGCAAAACCATCACCGTCAACGGACGTCGTTACGACGCGCCGACGCGGCCAACGGTCGTGATCTGCCTCGACGGCTCAGAGCCCGGCTATATCGAGCAGGCGATCGAGGCCGGCGTCGCGCCGACCTTCGCGCGCTTCATGAAGGAGGGCGCGCATGTGCATGCCGCGAGCGTGATCCCGAGCTTCACCAATCCGAACAACCTCTCGATCATCACCGGACGGCCGCCCGCGGTGCACGGCATCGCCGGCAATTATTTCTACGACACGGCAAACGACGCCGAAGTCATGATGAACGATCCGAAATTCCTGCGCGCGCCGACCATCCTGGCCGGCGTGCATGACGCCGGCTACAAGGTCGCCGCCGTCACCGCCAAGGACAAGCTGCGCACCTTGCTGGCCTATGGGCTCGACTATGCGAGCGGCCGTGCCATCGCCTTCTCGTCGGAGAAAGCCGACCAGGCCACCAGGGCCGCCAACGGCATCGACAATGTGCTCGACTTCGTCGGCCTGCCGCTGCCCGAGGTCTATTCGGCGGATCTGTCGCGCTTCGTGTTCGCGGCCGGCGTCAAGCTGGTCGAGCGGCATCGTCCGGACCTGATGTATCTGTCGACCACCGACTACATCCAGCACAAGGTCGGGCTCGGCACCAGAATCGCCAACGACTTTTACGCGATGATCGACGGCTATCTTGCCAGGCTCGATGCGCTCGGCTGCAACGTCGTGGCGACCGCCGACCACGGCATGAACGACAAGTTCTTGCCCGACGGCAGGCCCGATGTGATCTACCTCCAGGACGTCATGGACGACTGGACGGGTACAGGCACCGCGCGCGTGATCCTGCCGATCACCGATCCCTATGTCGCCCATCACGGCTCGCTCGGCTCGTTCGCGACGATCTACACGCCCGAGGGCGCCGACGTCGACACGCTGCTGATGCGGCTGCGCGACATCAAGGGTATCGAGGTGGCGCTGCCGCGCAACGACGCCTGCGCCCGGTTCGAGCTGCCGCCCGACCGGATCGGCGACATCGTCGTGATCTCGACCAGGCACAAGGTGCTTGGCACCAGCGAGTCTCGCCACGATCTGTCCGGCCTGACCGAGCCGCTGCGCTCGCATGGCGGACTGACCGAGCAGCGGGTGCCGCTGATCGCCAACCGCAAGATCGCACTGCCGGCCGGTCATGCCTTGCGCAATTTCGACGTCTTCGACGTCGCGCTCAACCGCATCCAGTGA
- a CDS encoding MFS transporter, translating to MSITFSPASVGSVGVQNPELATSFRRAQWRMLFAAMFCYLFFYTGRQTFGFAIPGIQAEFGVSKEVLGWASAALLWCYAVGQAINGNLGDKFGGRRVMSAGAILSFIMNWATSLSTGIVSLTAFWGINGYFQSMGWAPGSRLLSNWWGRHERGTVYGLYTFAAGLASVLSFVTSLVVVGYFQLDWRWIFRIPVVLLLLGGIAFYLIAREKPEDMGFASPHDEADDVTATEAAVDANEGSLARYKAVLSNWRLLVAGVSIGFQNAARYGLLVWVPVHFLGSNWAKAGATSAIDPRWISIALPVGMAVGAFSNGWVSDKVFGSRRYLAIVLYMVLAAVTALCMYAIPTTEVYLGMTVLFLCGFFTYGPQSSFWALCPDLVGHKRAGTATGVMNSFAYLFAGLGEPIIGHFMDKHNQTSLVFLVVAVCATSSAVVAAFIRR from the coding sequence ATGTCGATCACGTTCAGTCCGGCGAGCGTCGGCTCGGTCGGAGTCCAGAATCCGGAGCTTGCGACATCGTTCCGCCGCGCGCAGTGGCGGATGCTGTTCGCGGCGATGTTCTGCTATCTGTTCTTCTACACCGGGCGGCAAACCTTCGGCTTCGCGATTCCCGGCATCCAGGCCGAGTTCGGCGTCAGCAAGGAGGTGCTGGGCTGGGCCAGCGCGGCGCTATTGTGGTGCTACGCGGTCGGGCAGGCCATCAACGGCAATCTCGGCGACAAGTTCGGCGGCCGCCGCGTGATGAGCGCGGGTGCGATCCTCTCCTTCATCATGAACTGGGCGACCAGCCTCTCGACAGGGATCGTCAGCCTCACCGCGTTCTGGGGCATCAACGGCTATTTCCAGTCGATGGGGTGGGCGCCGGGCAGCCGGCTGCTGTCGAACTGGTGGGGTCGCCACGAGCGCGGCACGGTCTACGGGCTCTATACCTTCGCGGCCGGTCTCGCCTCGGTACTGTCGTTCGTCACCTCGCTGGTGGTGGTCGGCTATTTCCAGCTCGACTGGCGCTGGATCTTCCGCATTCCGGTGGTGCTGCTGCTGCTCGGCGGCATCGCATTCTATTTGATCGCGCGCGAGAAGCCCGAGGACATGGGCTTTGCCTCGCCGCATGACGAGGCCGACGACGTCACCGCAACCGAAGCCGCGGTCGACGCCAATGAGGGCTCGCTTGCGCGCTACAAAGCGGTGCTGTCGAACTGGCGCCTGCTGGTCGCCGGCGTCTCGATCGGCTTCCAGAACGCGGCGCGCTATGGCCTTTTGGTGTGGGTGCCCGTTCACTTCCTCGGCAGCAACTGGGCCAAGGCCGGCGCCACCTCGGCGATCGATCCGCGCTGGATTAGCATCGCGCTGCCGGTCGGCATGGCGGTGGGTGCGTTCAGCAATGGCTGGGTCTCGGACAAGGTGTTCGGCTCGCGGCGGTACCTCGCCATCGTGCTCTATATGGTGCTCGCCGCGGTCACCGCGCTGTGCATGTACGCGATCCCGACCACCGAGGTCTATCTCGGGATGACGGTGCTGTTCCTGTGCGGCTTCTTCACCTACGGCCCGCAATCCTCGTTCTGGGCGCTGTGCCCGGATCTGGTCGGCCACAAGCGGGCAGGGACCGCAACCGGGGTGATGAACTCCTTCGCCTATCTGTTCGCGGGTCTCGGCGAGCCGATCATCGGCCACTTCATGGACAAGCATAACCAGACCTCGCTGGTGTTCCTCGTCGTCGCGGTCTGCGCGACCTCCAGCGCCGTGGTGGCAGCCTTCATCCGACGCTAG
- a CDS encoding LysR substrate-binding domain-containing protein, whose amino-acid sequence MSIVFSQLRAFHAVATHGGFTAASRVLNVGQPTLTIQVKELEETYGVELLIRKPRHTELTEAGAALFEITRGIMTFCDEAHELLAAHGKATKGHLRVATVGPFHATEIIAAFKRDHPEVQISTLLGNSERTLRHIVNFEADVAILAEVPEDPRVTMIPYRTHRVIVFVNRDHPWFKRKSVRLRELADQPIVLRERGSTTRRAFEATMQAEGIRIEPVFEIESREGVWKAVERGLGISVVADFEFVPHPNLRALEISDRTIKTQYSIAHHSGRDHSPIIKAFIETVRRMKGRDATAKGSSVRP is encoded by the coding sequence ATGTCAATAGTGTTCAGCCAGCTGCGTGCCTTCCATGCGGTCGCCACGCATGGCGGCTTCACCGCGGCCTCGCGCGTGCTCAATGTCGGGCAGCCGACGCTCACGATCCAGGTCAAGGAGCTGGAGGAGACCTACGGCGTCGAGCTTCTGATCCGCAAGCCACGGCACACCGAGCTCACCGAAGCCGGCGCCGCGCTGTTCGAGATCACCCGCGGCATCATGACGTTCTGCGACGAGGCGCACGAACTGTTGGCCGCGCATGGCAAGGCAACCAAGGGGCATCTACGGGTTGCGACCGTCGGGCCGTTTCATGCCACCGAGATCATCGCCGCGTTCAAGCGCGATCACCCCGAGGTGCAGATCTCGACCCTGCTCGGCAACTCCGAACGCACTCTTCGTCACATCGTCAATTTCGAGGCCGACGTCGCGATCCTGGCGGAGGTGCCGGAAGATCCGCGCGTCACCATGATCCCCTATCGCACGCACCGCGTGATCGTGTTCGTCAACCGGGATCATCCCTGGTTCAAGCGGAAATCGGTCAGGCTGCGCGAGCTTGCCGACCAGCCCATCGTGCTGCGCGAGCGCGGCTCGACCACCCGGCGCGCCTTCGAGGCGACGATGCAGGCCGAGGGCATCAGGATCGAGCCGGTGTTCGAGATCGAAAGCCGCGAAGGCGTGTGGAAGGCTGTCGAGCGTGGGCTCGGCATCAGCGTCGTCGCCGACTTCGAATTCGTGCCGCACCCGAACCTGCGCGCGCTCGAGATCAGCGACCGCACCATCAAGACCCAGTACAGCATCGCCCATCACAGCGGCCGCGACCACTCGCCGATCATCAAGGCGTTCATCGAGACGGTTCGGCGGATGAAAGGTCGTGACGCTACTGCGAAGGGCTCTTCGGTTCGGCCTTGA